A genomic window from Carassius auratus strain Wakin chromosome 19, ASM336829v1, whole genome shotgun sequence includes:
- the eepd1 gene encoding endonuclease/exonuclease/phosphatase family domain-containing protein 1 produces MGGNLGCHRSIPKDPTDFCQGKRKFSAACNFSNILVNQERLNINTATEEELMTLPGVNRGVARNIVEYRECIGGFKKVEDLALVSGVGATKLEAIKLEICVSSKNSSSNQSPSSLRKEHEHLPCTGVNINTATPPQLVSVRGITEKLAKSIVEFRSAHGPFRSIEDLVKVPSISSSLLDRIRFQVFVERSRTPSTNTNGGVTQPSPASFSEDSEEPDVPLGGPPLVTSARPCVEPPAGTRDGKPVVRVATWNLQRCSSEKANNPGVREVICMTLLENDIKLLAIQDLADREALDKVCAELNQPTLCSVRKWTSARGLWKCAVSEKPTGQSSNDAEYSGFLWDSSSGIQLKDATVLENATTNGNGTHLHPQPYLGHFYIGSSELTLVNLHLTAAPSSAEDKRRSVCDRLSAALQDTLKGERELLVLGHFGMAPDSPGMECLRKEKLCALLAPSVFTNISTRAPQGSLCLDNIWTSRSLKKTHTGHCWVVREGLTNPWIPDNWSWGGVASEHCPVVAEFLVDVVLKEHLCRGNGVPVVERGDSMSKHER; encoded by the exons ATGGGTGGGAATCTCGGGTGCCACCGGTCCATCCCAAAGGACCCCACGGACTTCTGTCAGGGCAAGCGCAAGTTCAGCGCGGCATGCAACTTCAGCAACATCCTGGTGAACCAGGAGCGGCTGAACATCAACACCGCCACCGAGGAGGAGCTCATGACTCTCCCGGGCGTCAACCGCGGGGTGGCTCGCAACATCGTGGAGTACCGCGAATGCATCGGCGGATTCAAGAAAGTCGAAGACCTGGCGCTGGTCAGCGGGGTCGGTGCCACGAAACTAGAGGCTATTAAACTAGAGATCTGCGTGTCGAGCAAGAACAGCTCGTCTAATCAGTCGCCCTCGTCTCTGCGCAAAGAGCACGAGCACCTGCCGTGCACCGGCGTCAACATAAACACCGCCACGCCGCCGCAGCTCGTGAGCGTCCGCGGCATCACCGAGAAACTCGCCAAGAGCATCGTGGAGTTCCGGTCCGCGCACGGTCCGTTCCGAAGCATCGAGGACCTGGTCAAAGTGCCCAGCATCAGCTCGTCCCTGCTGGACCGCATCCGCTTCCAGGTGTTCGTGGAGCGCTCCAGGACTCCTTCCACCAACACCAACGGAGGCGTCACGCAGCCGAGCCCCGCGTCCTTCAGTGAGGACAGCGAGGAGCCGGACGTCCCGCTCGGGGGACCACCGCTCGTCACCTCTGCGCGCCCCTGCGTGGAGCCTCCGGCGGGCACGCGCGATGGGAAGCCCGTGGTGCGCGTGGCCACCTGGAACCTGCAGCGCTGCTCCAGCGAGAAGGCCAACAACCCTGGGGTCAGAGAGGTCATCTGTATGACCCTCCTAGAAAACGA catCAAGCTGCTAGCGATTCAAGACTTGGCCGATCGTGAGGCTCTAGACAAG GTTTGTGCCGAGCTGAATCAGCCCACTCTCTGCAGCGTACGCAAGTGGACGAGCGCCAGAGGCCTGTGGAAATGTGCCGTTTCAGAGAAACCCACCGGACAGTCCAGTAAC GATGCTGAGTACTCGGGTTTCCTGTGGGACAGCTCTTCTGGGATCCAGTTGAAGGATGCCACTGTCTTGGAAAATGCGACGACTAATGGTAACGGGACGCATCTACACCCTCAGCCCTACCTGGGACATTTTTAT ATTGGCTCGTCTGAGCTGACGCTGGTCAATCTACACCTGACAGCAGCGCCGTCGTCTGCAGAAGACAAGAGAAGAAGTGTGTGTGACCGACTGAGCGCTGCTCTCCAGGACACTCTCAAAG GTGAGAGAGAGCTGCTGGTGCTGGGACACTTTGGCATGGCTCCCGACAGCCCTGGGATGGAGTGCCTGAGGAAAGAGAAACTGTGTGCCCTCCTCGCGCCGTCCGTCTTTACTAACATCAGCACCCGCGCCCCGCAGGGATCCCTCTGTCTGGACAACATCTGGACCAGTCGCTCCCTGAAGAAGACGCACACAG GTCACTGCTGGGTGGTGCGCGAGGGCCTGACCAACCCCTGGATCCCTGATAACTGGTCGTGGGGCGGGGTGGCGTCTGAACACTGTCCCGTGGTGGCCGAGTTCCTCGTGGACGTCGTGCTGAAGGAGCACCTGTGCCGCGGGAACGGAGTGCCGGTGGTGGAGAGAGGAGACTCCATGTCCAAACACGAgcggtga